The following are encoded together in the Acinetobacter radioresistens DSM 6976 = NBRC 102413 = CIP 103788 genome:
- the thiC gene encoding phosphomethylpyrimidine synthase ThiC: MNQLTNHSSLPLSSQHEQEAKELTRILPASRKVYIQGSRPDIQVPMREISLTDTPTGLGGEHNPPVMVYDTSGVYTDPRIKIDLKQGLPDVRKRWIEERADTEVLNQLSSEFGQARLKDITTAEIRFAHISQPRRAKAGKNVTQMHYAKQGIITPEMEYIAIRENQRQCHGVDTRQHSGQNFGAQNLREITPEFVRQEVAAGRAIIPANINHPEIEPMIIGRNFLVKINANIGNSALGSSIDEEVSKMTWATRWGADTIMDLSTGKNIHETREWIIRNSPVPIGTVPIYQALEKVNGVAEDLTWEIFKDTLIEQAEQGVDYFTIHAGVLLRYVPLTAQRLTGIVSRGGSIMAQWCLAHHQENFLYTHFDEICEIMKAYDVSFSLGDGLRPGCIQDANDEAQFNELRTLGELTQRAWEYDVQVMIEGPGHVPMHMIKENMDLQLEVCKEAPFYTLGPLTTDIAPGYDHITSAIGAAMIGWYGTAMLCYVTPKEHLGLPNKKDVKDGIITYKIAAHAADLAKGHPGAQVRDNALSKARFEFRWDDQFNLSLDPDTARSMHDETLPKEAHKSAHFCSMCGPKFCSMKITQNVRDYAQNQAKNQELEIAQQVEEGFETMKAAYHEAGQKLYHKV, encoded by the coding sequence ATGAACCAGTTAACGAATCATTCTTCTTTACCTTTATCTAGTCAGCATGAGCAAGAAGCCAAAGAACTGACCCGTATTTTGCCTGCTTCAAGAAAAGTCTATATACAGGGTTCACGTCCCGACATTCAGGTTCCCATGCGTGAAATCAGTCTGACCGACACCCCAACCGGTCTAGGCGGTGAACACAACCCACCAGTTATGGTCTACGATACATCGGGTGTTTATACCGATCCGAGAATCAAGATTGACCTGAAGCAGGGCCTGCCAGATGTACGTAAACGATGGATTGAAGAGCGTGCAGACACCGAAGTCCTGAACCAGCTTTCTTCAGAGTTCGGACAGGCGCGCTTAAAAGATATTACTACTGCCGAAATCCGCTTTGCCCATATCTCACAGCCCCGTCGTGCCAAAGCAGGTAAAAATGTTACCCAGATGCACTATGCAAAACAGGGTATTATTACGCCAGAAATGGAATATATTGCTATTCGTGAAAATCAGCGTCAGTGTCACGGCGTTGACACCCGACAGCATAGTGGCCAGAACTTCGGTGCACAGAATTTACGTGAAATCACGCCAGAGTTCGTGCGTCAGGAGGTAGCAGCAGGCCGGGCCATTATTCCTGCCAATATTAATCATCCAGAAATTGAACCGATGATCATCGGTCGTAACTTTCTGGTCAAAATCAATGCCAATATCGGGAATTCGGCTCTGGGCTCATCAATTGATGAAGAAGTTTCTAAAATGACATGGGCAACCCGCTGGGGTGCCGATACCATTATGGATCTGTCAACTGGTAAAAACATACATGAAACCCGGGAATGGATTATCCGTAACTCCCCGGTACCGATTGGAACTGTTCCAATTTATCAGGCGCTGGAGAAAGTAAATGGAGTAGCCGAAGACCTGACTTGGGAAATTTTTAAAGATACCTTGATTGAACAGGCTGAACAGGGTGTTGATTACTTTACTATTCATGCTGGCGTATTACTGCGATATGTTCCACTGACTGCTCAGCGTCTGACCGGTATTGTATCGCGTGGCGGCTCGATTATGGCACAGTGGTGCCTGGCCCATCATCAGGAAAATTTTCTGTATACCCATTTCGATGAAATTTGTGAAATCATGAAAGCCTATGATGTTTCTTTCAGTCTGGGAGATGGCTTGCGTCCGGGGTGTATTCAGGATGCCAATGATGAAGCGCAGTTTAATGAACTACGAACTCTAGGCGAGCTGACTCAACGTGCCTGGGAGTATGATGTGCAGGTCATGATTGAAGGCCCTGGTCATGTGCCTATGCATATGATCAAGGAAAACATGGATTTGCAGCTTGAAGTATGTAAGGAGGCGCCATTTTATACATTAGGGCCGCTGACTACCGATATTGCTCCGGGATATGACCATATTACCTCGGCTATTGGGGCTGCCATGATTGGCTGGTACGGTACTGCCATGTTGTGTTATGTCACGCCAAAAGAACACTTGGGGCTTCCAAATAAAAAAGATGTAAAAGACGGGATTATCACTTACAAGATTGCAGCGCATGCAGCAGATCTGGCTAAGGGTCATCCCGGAGCCCAAGTGCGTGATAATGCTCTATCCAAAGCCCGCTTTGAATTTCGCTGGGATGACCAGTTTAATCTGAGTCTGGACCCTGATACAGCCCGCAGTATGCATGACGAAACCCTACCCAAAGAGGCACATAAATCAGCTCATTTCTGCTCAATGTGTGGTCCAAAATTCTGCTCAATGAAAATTACCCAGAATGTCCGGGATTATGCTCAGAATCAGGCAAAGAACCAGGAACTCGAAATAGCACAGCAGGTAGAAGAAGGCTTTGAAACGATGAAGGCGGCTTACCATGAGGCAGGCCAGAAGCTTTATCATAAAGTCTAA
- the abuO gene encoding multidrug efflux outer membrane protein AbuO: MKKKIFLSLFFLTTSSQLYALDLVEAYQRAKQSDPSWQANLYQYQADQLNLGIARTNFLPTVSVSGNITRKHQGSDQSNSVTIPGFENFGDALMSSTSTTKQISITARQPLFRKDAWEGYKQVQTSVLLSEVQLRQRQQDHILNVAESYFNVLRQQTLTSSHLQEEKALLEQLEMMNAKLREGLVARSDVSEANAQYQNARANRISSNVQLLLAQEQLAQLIGPYQESLAVLQENFSYQQPYPANLQEWTTLAQNQNLSVQQARLQQKYNDDQRRIERAALYPQLEAVATYGYTKQSPETLISGDGQFDQIGVEMNWNLFNGGRTQQNIRKATVDIRRAEAELEAAVRKSTTDAKQAYLQVQTDQNKLEARKAAMQSSELVSRASRAQYNEGLKTIVDVLLAQRNAFSARQDYVNAQYDHLINILRLKAAAGQLNEQDLQEMNSWLVEKF, encoded by the coding sequence ATGAAGAAAAAAATTTTCCTGAGCCTGTTTTTTCTAACTACAAGTTCACAGCTTTATGCACTTGATCTGGTAGAGGCTTATCAGCGTGCCAAACAGTCAGACCCAAGCTGGCAGGCTAATCTTTACCAGTATCAGGCCGATCAGCTTAATCTGGGTATTGCGCGTACTAATTTTTTGCCGACAGTCAGTGTCAGCGGTAATATTACCCGTAAACATCAGGGAAGTGACCAAAGCAATAGTGTGACCATTCCAGGTTTTGAAAATTTTGGTGATGCCTTAATGTCCTCGACCTCTACCACGAAGCAAATTTCGATTACGGCACGTCAGCCCTTATTCCGTAAAGATGCCTGGGAGGGTTATAAACAGGTACAAACCTCCGTACTGCTGAGTGAAGTACAGTTACGCCAGCGCCAGCAGGACCATATTCTCAATGTGGCTGAGAGTTATTTTAATGTCTTACGTCAGCAGACACTGACCAGCTCTCATTTACAGGAAGAGAAAGCATTATTAGAGCAGCTGGAAATGATGAACGCCAAGTTACGTGAAGGACTGGTTGCCCGTAGTGATGTCAGTGAAGCCAATGCCCAGTACCAAAATGCCCGGGCCAACCGGATTTCAAGTAATGTACAGTTGCTTCTGGCGCAGGAACAGCTTGCACAACTAATTGGGCCATATCAGGAAAGTCTGGCGGTGCTTCAAGAAAATTTTAGCTATCAGCAACCTTATCCGGCTAATTTGCAAGAATGGACTACCTTGGCACAAAATCAGAATCTTTCAGTACAGCAGGCACGTTTGCAACAAAAATATAATGATGACCAACGCCGGATTGAACGGGCAGCCTTATATCCGCAGCTTGAAGCAGTAGCTACCTATGGCTATACCAAACAGTCACCGGAAACACTTATCTCTGGTGATGGTCAGTTTGACCAGATTGGCGTGGAAATGAACTGGAATCTTTTTAATGGGGGACGCACACAACAAAATATACGAAAGGCTACAGTCGATATCCGGCGTGCTGAAGCAGAGCTGGAAGCTGCTGTCCGTAAAAGTACAACTGATGCCAAACAGGCCTACCTGCAGGTTCAAACTGACCAGAATAAATTAGAGGCCCGTAAGGCTGCGATGCAATCATCCGAGCTGGTATCACGCGCTTCACGTGCTCAATATAATGAAGGTTTAAAAACTATAGTAGATGTATTGCTGGCTCAGCGTAATGCTTTTTCTGCCCGGCAGGATTATGTAAATGCACAGTATGATCATCTGATTAATATATTGCGTTTGAAAGCCGCCGCAGGTCAGCTCAATGAACAGGATTTGCAGGAAATGAACAGCTGGCTGGTTGAAAAGTTTTGA
- the phoU gene encoding phosphate signaling complex protein PhoU: MSLNNPVLSHHISSQFNEELQGVTTKFMTMGGLVEQQVANAIRALLDTDTNMAIDVQFQDNVVNRYEREIDEGLTLILARRHPAAIDLRMVIAMSKANTDLERIGDEAAKIARIAQNLCEEGGSPRGYMETRHIGNQVRVMIHDALDAFARVDAEQALKVLLADADIDREYQSATRTLMTYMIEDPRHISRVLNVMWVLRSLERIGDHARNISEQVIYIAKGLDVRHTSLDEIEEHVQRR; encoded by the coding sequence TTGAGCTTGAATAACCCTGTATTAAGTCACCATATTTCTTCACAGTTTAATGAAGAACTGCAAGGTGTTACGACTAAATTTATGACTATGGGCGGTCTGGTCGAGCAGCAGGTGGCCAATGCAATACGGGCTTTGCTGGATACAGATACCAATATGGCTATCGACGTACAGTTTCAGGATAACGTAGTAAACCGTTATGAACGGGAAATTGATGAAGGGTTAACCCTGATTCTGGCACGCCGTCATCCGGCTGCGATTGACCTGCGTATGGTGATCGCGATGAGCAAAGCAAATACTGACTTGGAACGGATTGGAGACGAAGCCGCAAAAATCGCCCGTATTGCCCAAAACTTATGTGAAGAAGGCGGATCGCCACGGGGTTATATGGAAACCCGGCATATTGGCAATCAGGTGCGGGTTATGATCCATGATGCACTGGATGCTTTTGCTCGGGTCGATGCTGAGCAGGCGCTTAAAGTACTTTTAGCCGATGCCGATATCGATCGTGAATACCAGTCAGCCACCCGTACCCTAATGACTTATATGATTGAAGATCCACGCCATATTTCCCGGGTACTGAACGTGATGTGGGTATTGCGCTCACTTGAACGTATTGGTGATCATGCCCGTAATATTTCGGAACAAGTAATTTATATTGCAAAAGGACTTGATGTACGTCATACCAGCCTAGATGAAATTGAAGAACACGTACAACGCCGCTAA
- a CDS encoding oxidative damage protection protein, which translates to MSRQVFCRKYQKEMEGLEFAPFPGARGQELFDTVSKQAWQEWLQHQTTLINEKRLNVFEPDAKKFLEEQREKFFSNDASVEKAEGWKPEN; encoded by the coding sequence ATGTCTCGACAGGTGTTTTGCCGTAAATATCAAAAAGAAATGGAAGGGTTAGAATTTGCGCCCTTCCCCGGCGCTAGAGGTCAGGAACTATTTGACACGGTTTCTAAACAGGCTTGGCAGGAATGGTTACAGCACCAGACCACCCTCATTAATGAAAAGCGTTTGAATGTATTTGAACCCGACGCAAAAAAATTTCTTGAAGAGCAACGTGAAAAATTTTTCAGTAATGATGCAAGTGTAGAAAAAGCTGAGGGCTGGAAACCAGAAAATTAA
- the argH gene encoding argininosuccinate lyase — protein MTTSSHSSNTPAQNQTSGMWGGRFSEATDAFVAEFTASVQFDQRFYKQDIAGSIAHATMLAKVGVLTEQERDDIIEGLTAIKADIEAGNFEWRIDLEDVHMNIESRLTQRIGITGKKLHTGRSRNDQVATDIRLYVRDEIDAILDLLEKLQKGILGLAAKNTQTIMPGFTHLQTAQPVTFGHHLLAWFEMLVRDSERLIDCRKRVNRMPLGSAALAGTTYPIDRAYTAELLGFETVAENSLDAVSDRDFAIEFNAAASLIMMHLSRMSEELILWTSAQFKFVNIPDRFCTGSSIMPQKKNPDVPELVRGKTGRVYGDLMSLLTLMKGQPLAYNKDNQEDKEPLFDAIDTVRGSLMAFADMIPALVPNIDIMREAALRGFSTATDLADYLVKNGVAFRDAHEIVGKAVALGVQEGKDLSELSLEQLQQFSDLIQADVFEKALTLEASVNARNHIGGTAPAQVEAAIDRAHARLEKLYA, from the coding sequence ATGACCACATCTTCTCATTCCTCCAATACGCCTGCCCAGAATCAGACTTCCGGTATGTGGGGCGGCCGTTTTTCCGAAGCTACCGATGCTTTTGTGGCTGAATTTACCGCATCTGTACAATTTGACCAACGTTTTTATAAACAGGATATTGCCGGTTCAATTGCTCATGCGACCATGCTTGCCAAAGTAGGGGTACTGACCGAACAGGAACGTGATGACATTATTGAAGGTCTAACTGCCATTAAAGCAGATATTGAGGCAGGAAATTTTGAGTGGCGCATTGACCTTGAAGATGTACATATGAACATCGAGTCACGCCTGACCCAGCGTATCGGCATTACAGGTAAAAAACTCCATACCGGCCGTAGCCGTAATGACCAGGTCGCAACTGATATCCGTCTTTATGTCCGTGATGAAATTGATGCCATTTTAGATCTGCTGGAAAAATTACAAAAAGGTATTTTGGGTTTGGCAGCTAAAAATACCCAAACCATCATGCCCGGTTTTACCCATCTACAAACCGCACAGCCTGTGACTTTTGGTCATCATTTATTGGCCTGGTTTGAGATGCTGGTTCGTGACTCTGAACGTCTTATTGATTGCCGCAAGCGCGTTAATCGCATGCCATTAGGTTCTGCGGCACTTGCTGGTACAACTTATCCAATTGACCGTGCATATACGGCTGAACTTTTGGGTTTTGAAACAGTTGCTGAAAACTCGTTAGATGCCGTATCGGATCGTGACTTTGCGATTGAATTTAATGCTGCTGCATCTTTAATCATGATGCATTTATCACGCATGTCCGAAGAACTGATTCTATGGACTTCAGCACAGTTCAAATTCGTTAATATCCCGGATCGTTTCTGTACGGGTTCTTCAATCATGCCACAAAAGAAAAATCCCGATGTCCCTGAACTGGTACGTGGTAAAACCGGTCGTGTCTATGGTGACCTGATGAGCCTGTTGACCCTAATGAAAGGCCAACCATTAGCATACAACAAGGATAATCAGGAAGATAAAGAGCCATTATTTGATGCAATTGATACCGTACGTGGTTCATTGATGGCATTTGCTGACATGATTCCAGCTCTGGTACCCAATATCGATATCATGCGTGAAGCAGCCCTTCGCGGTTTTTCTACTGCAACAGACCTTGCGGACTACTTGGTAAAAAATGGAGTCGCTTTTCGCGATGCACATGAAATCGTAGGTAAAGCAGTGGCTCTGGGCGTTCAGGAAGGTAAAGATCTCTCTGAACTTAGCCTTGAACAGCTTCAACAGTTCTCTGACCTGATTCAGGCAGATGTATTTGAAAAAGCACTAACTCTGGAAGCTTCAGTAAATGCGCGTAACCATATTGGCGGTACGGCCCCGGCTCAAGTAGAAGCAGCTATTGATCGTGCGCATGCGCGTTTAGAAAAGCTTTATGCTTAA
- a CDS encoding sensor histidine kinase: MWSCRLSKIKKSIANSTALAEAQRDNSAIPSINNRNNLYSFTKRGRWQYLIELFLVSTLLSLILILAKAGTWQNLQLDQLAQYIFFIQWVVLCFTALVDTWQNQFRQLNHFYALLFGFLLLQCIVLVSTFSLNMLNYWGSHLSWTGIDSDISFKDIGLNLSFGILMGVIFLRYLYMREQWFRQQSSGLNARIQAMQARIHPHFLFNSINSVVSLISTDPDKAETMLISLSKLFRASLQDLKLVSLQQEIDLCRHYLSIEQMRLGERLQVEWKIENTHSLNQVYIPLLTLQPLIENSIFHGVESVYTQGTIGILVEILQNQVTIVITNPYSLDKITLRKGHGIAIQSVRERLQAYFGQSVQFQTFAGEGIYTTIVQYHYK; this comes from the coding sequence ATGTGGTCATGTCGGCTCAGCAAAATAAAAAAGAGTATAGCAAATTCAACAGCGCTTGCCGAAGCACAGCGTGATAATTCCGCAATACCATCAATAAATAACCGGAATAATTTATATTCTTTTACAAAGCGTGGACGCTGGCAATATCTAATCGAATTATTTCTGGTCAGTACGCTGTTGTCACTGATCCTTATTCTGGCAAAAGCGGGGACATGGCAAAACCTTCAGCTTGACCAATTGGCACAGTACATTTTTTTTATTCAATGGGTAGTATTGTGTTTTACTGCTTTGGTAGATACCTGGCAAAACCAGTTCAGACAGCTCAACCATTTTTATGCCTTACTGTTCGGTTTTCTGCTACTTCAGTGCATTGTTCTGGTATCTACCTTCAGTCTGAATATGCTGAACTATTGGGGTAGTCATTTGAGCTGGACGGGAATAGATTCCGATATTTCATTTAAAGATATAGGTTTAAATCTCAGTTTTGGGATATTGATGGGAGTTATCTTTCTACGTTATCTGTATATGCGGGAGCAATGGTTCAGACAGCAAAGTAGTGGATTAAACGCCCGTATACAGGCCATGCAGGCACGTATTCATCCGCATTTTTTATTTAATAGTATAAATAGTGTAGTAAGTCTCATCAGTACAGACCCTGACAAGGCTGAAACAATGCTGATCAGCTTGTCTAAACTTTTTCGTGCCAGCCTGCAAGACCTCAAGCTGGTCAGCTTACAGCAGGAAATTGATTTGTGCCGGCATTACCTTTCAATTGAGCAGATGCGTCTGGGTGAACGGCTCCAGGTAGAGTGGAAAATAGAAAATACTCACTCTTTAAATCAGGTTTATATTCCACTTCTGACCTTACAGCCTTTGATTGAAAATAGTATTTTCCATGGAGTTGAAAGTGTCTATACTCAAGGTACCATCGGTATACTGGTTGAAATACTTCAAAATCAAGTTACTATAGTCATTACCAATCCTTACTCTTTAGATAAAATAACATTACGTAAAGGTCATGGTATTGCTATACAAAGTGTACGGGAGCGGTTACAGGCCTATTTTGGACAGTCTGTACAGTTTCAAACTTTTGCCGGTGAGGGGATTTATACCACTATCGTGCAGTACCATTATAAATAA